From Vallitalea longa, one genomic window encodes:
- a CDS encoding 2-phosphosulfolactate phosphatase, giving the protein MDIRILNYIEGAKQAEGLTVIIDVFRAFSVECYLYDKGVNDIYAVGTTQKAFILKEENPDYILVGERNGLLLDGFEYGNSPYYINQGDNLSGSTVVHTTSAGTKGIVNAVGASEIITGSFVNAKAIADYISSKKPSVVSLVAMGNNGVCEAREDVLCAMYIKSLLLNEEFDLSTLKAKLINNGGERFNDDNAQDSQPRQDFHFCLDCNRFDFIIKAEKIDKDMFQMVKIKRTIR; this is encoded by the coding sequence ATGGACATAAGAATACTCAACTATATAGAAGGAGCTAAACAAGCAGAAGGGCTTACAGTAATTATTGATGTATTTAGGGCTTTCAGTGTAGAATGTTATCTATATGATAAAGGAGTAAATGATATATATGCTGTAGGAACTACCCAGAAAGCATTTATACTGAAAGAAGAAAATCCCGATTACATATTGGTAGGAGAAAGAAATGGATTGCTGCTTGATGGATTTGAATATGGTAATTCACCTTATTATATCAATCAAGGAGATAATCTAAGTGGTAGTACAGTAGTTCATACTACTAGTGCAGGTACAAAAGGTATTGTCAATGCGGTAGGTGCGTCAGAAATAATTACTGGAAGTTTTGTTAATGCCAAGGCAATAGCTGATTATATTTCAAGTAAGAAACCTAGTGTCGTATCACTTGTCGCTATGGGTAATAACGGAGTCTGTGAAGCAAGAGAAGATGTTCTCTGTGCAATGTATATAAAAAGCTTATTATTGAATGAAGAATTCGACCTAAGCACATTGAAAGCAAAACTTATCAATAATGGTGGAGAAAGATTTAACGACGACAATGCACAAGATAGCCAACCTAGACAAGATTTCCATTTTTGCCTTGATTGTAATAGATTCGATTTCATAATAAAAGCTGAGAAGATAGATAAAGATATGTTTCAAATGGTGAAAATAAAAAGAACGATAAGATAA
- a CDS encoding M56 family metallopeptidase: MSIINKIFENVLFTSFTSTLIALILLLIRYFFKSKINMRLNQVLLSVIILKFCLVIVPESSISIFNLLPQFNTENTISESLTIIPESIESQQNPRYSIEKHTHSDYNKELEENTYDANDNVGTRNVAISMKDILSVIWLSGFLIILIGACILQWRFNNRLKLCMEIDNNNVLNIVDKCKTTLGVKRDVKLYMENRFKSPFIIGFFTPRIYIPEQLIKIETEDLEHIIMHEVAHYKRKDSIYNILSIIAISINWFNPLIWKMSSIIRSDIELACDSYVLDKLGEDNAVSYGKSMLAVARIIITGNKQLGLACYFSNSKKQLERRITMISKFKENTYKFTAATLSAALLFGGVVFTNPVKAKQQDPQLKYVNEDGKDLIENILNTTGYKTYTSLDRLLEDVDFNIMIPEYIPQDDYRLCSYAFMPQENKVKLHYSNRNNGKGFWFVVNISPTDPEEFLAKKDTIVDKQSKIIGGIKGEVITTSGPYIYKNFVFKKDGINYVIEYKKIYKDSNEVHGELPLSEVEKMIKSLKSPEEIETDKFVDSDAVKYIYNLKDMKKARDMIGFDFKLPMDTYFGDYSNITYDEDMKYISYNCSGDFNIDQRPVAPYYYDQFVKYGKFEMADAEKPWFDKMEGKWENINGRKVLKEIDSYELEEGQTEPDKNIDYTWYDNDIYYSIGYYVPEGKEVSIDIENVMKHLMDSKSFDEIIQDEK, encoded by the coding sequence ATGAGTATTATAAATAAGATTTTTGAAAATGTATTATTTACTTCTTTTACATCAACCTTAATAGCACTAATATTACTACTGATAAGATATTTCTTTAAATCAAAAATCAACATGAGACTTAATCAGGTTCTATTGAGCGTAATAATATTAAAATTCTGCTTGGTAATAGTTCCCGAGAGTTCCATAAGCATATTTAATCTTTTGCCACAATTTAATACTGAAAATACTATATCAGAGAGTTTGACAATAATTCCTGAAAGTATAGAATCACAACAAAATCCAAGATATAGTATAGAAAAACACACACATTCTGATTATAACAAAGAACTGGAAGAAAATACATATGATGCTAATGATAATGTAGGTACAAGAAATGTTGCCATTAGTATGAAAGATATACTATCAGTCATATGGTTATCAGGATTCTTGATAATTTTGATTGGTGCTTGTATATTACAATGGAGATTCAATAATAGATTAAAATTATGCATGGAAATAGATAATAATAATGTATTGAACATAGTTGATAAGTGTAAAACAACATTAGGGGTTAAGAGAGATGTAAAGTTATATATGGAAAACAGATTCAAAAGTCCATTCATAATAGGTTTCTTTACACCAAGAATATATATACCTGAACAGCTTATCAAAATAGAAACAGAAGATCTGGAACATATCATAATGCATGAAGTAGCTCATTATAAGAGAAAAGACTCAATATATAATATCTTAAGTATTATTGCTATATCTATTAACTGGTTTAATCCACTAATATGGAAAATGAGCAGTATAATAAGGTCAGACATTGAATTGGCTTGTGATTCTTACGTTCTTGATAAACTAGGTGAAGACAACGCAGTATCTTATGGTAAAAGTATGTTAGCGGTAGCACGAATAATAATAACAGGAAATAAACAGTTGGGATTAGCTTGTTATTTCAGCAATTCCAAGAAACAATTAGAGAGGAGAATTACGATGATTAGTAAATTCAAGGAAAATACATATAAATTCACAGCAGCAACCTTATCAGCAGCATTATTATTTGGGGGAGTGGTTTTTACTAACCCAGTAAAGGCTAAACAACAAGACCCACAATTAAAATATGTTAATGAAGATGGTAAGGATTTGATAGAAAATATTCTAAATACAACAGGTTATAAAACATATACTAGTTTAGATAGACTTCTAGAAGATGTTGATTTCAATATTATGATACCAGAATATATTCCTCAAGATGATTATAGATTATGTAGTTATGCTTTCATGCCACAAGAGAATAAAGTGAAATTACATTATAGTAATCGCAATAATGGTAAAGGATTCTGGTTCGTAGTTAACATTTCACCAACAGATCCTGAGGAATTTCTAGCTAAAAAAGATACAATAGTTGATAAACAATCTAAGATTATAGGTGGAATAAAAGGAGAAGTAATAACCACTTCTGGTCCTTATATATACAAAAATTTCGTTTTCAAAAAAGATGGTATTAACTATGTAATAGAGTATAAAAAAATATATAAAGACAGTAATGAAGTTCATGGTGAATTACCACTTTCAGAAGTTGAAAAAATGATTAAATCATTAAAAAGCCCAGAAGAAATTGAGACAGATAAATTTGTAGATTCAGATGCTGTAAAATATATATATAACTTAAAAGATATGAAAAAAGCTAGAGATATGATAGGATTCGATTTCAAATTACCTATGGATACTTACTTTGGTGACTATAGTAATATAACTTATGATGAAGATATGAAATATATATCATACAATTGTTCAGGTGACTTTAATATAGACCAAAGACCTGTAGCACCATATTATTATGATCAATTTGTTAAATATGGTAAATTTGAAATGGCTGATGCTGAAAAACCTTGGTTTGATAAGATGGAAGGAAAATGGGAAAATATAAACGGGCGAAAAGTCTTAAAAGAAATTGATTCATATGAGCTAGAAGAAGGACAGACAGAACCAGATAAGAACATTGATTATACTTGGTATGACAATGATATATACTATTCAATTGGCTATTATGTACCAGAAGGTAAAGAAGTCTCAATAGATATTGAGAATGTAATGAAGCATCTTATGGATTCCAAGAGTTTTGATGAGATTATTCAAGATGAAAAATAG
- a CDS encoding BlaI/MecI/CopY family transcriptional regulator, with protein sequence MKKNIPNISNAELEVMKIIWNENPITSEEIICSLANKKRNPQTIKTYITRLVNKKAVSYSRLGRNYLYYPIITKSEYVKSANKSFLKNLYDGAVDKLVYNFIDQEDLAVEDIDRLQKVLEQKKRNSGK encoded by the coding sequence ATGAAAAAGAATATTCCGAATATATCAAATGCAGAACTAGAAGTTATGAAAATCATATGGAATGAAAATCCCATCACTTCAGAGGAAATAATTTGTAGTTTGGCAAACAAAAAGAGGAATCCGCAGACTATAAAGACCTATATAACTAGGCTGGTTAATAAAAAGGCTGTATCATACAGCAGACTGGGACGCAATTATTTGTATTATCCAATTATCACTAAGAGTGAATATGTAAAATCGGCAAATAAAAGTTTCCTTAAGAATTTATATGATGGTGCAGTGGATAAATTAGTCTATAACTTTATAGATCAAGAAGATTTAGCAGTAGAAGATATTGATAGGCTTCAAAAGGTTTTAGAACAAAAGAAAAGAAATAGTGGTAAATAA
- a CDS encoding BlaI/MecI/CopY family transcriptional regulator has translation MKKNIPSISDSELEVMKLIWKKNPITSDEIINSLADRMKWSPQTIKTFITRLVKKKAVSYNREGRNYLYYPITSQNEYVKAENRTFLQKMYDGAVGRLVCNFIEEEDLSEEDIDRLQEILDNKKKDSKK, from the coding sequence ATGAAAAAGAATATTCCTAGTATATCAGATTCTGAATTGGAAGTAATGAAGTTAATATGGAAGAAAAACCCCATTACATCTGATGAAATAATTAATAGTTTGGCAGATAGAATGAAGTGGAGTCCACAGACTATTAAGACTTTCATAACCAGATTAGTCAAGAAAAAAGCTGTTTCCTATAACCGAGAAGGGCGTAATTACTTATATTATCCTATTACATCACAGAATGAATATGTAAAAGCTGAGAATAGAACTTTTCTACAGAAAATGTATGATGGAGCTGTGGGTAGATTAGTGTGCAATTTCATTGAAGAAGAAGATTTATCAGAAGAAGACATTGACAGGCTCCAAGAGATTTTGGACAATAAGAAAAAAGATAGCAAGAAATAA
- a CDS encoding M56 family metallopeptidase has translation MDILNNVFENVLFTTFTSSIITLIILLIRYLLKAKINMKLNQVLLTIIILKFCMVIVPESSISIFNLLPQLNTKNTISESLSTTHESIESQQTPNYSIEKITQTNYNKNLDERLYGANDNVDTIHISVSMKDIISIIWLSGFLIILIGAFTLQGRFNNRLRLCKELDDTFVLNIVDKCKRTLGVKTDVKIYMEDRFKSPFIIGFFAPRIYIPKQLIKLEADDLEHIIMHELAHYKRKDSIYNILSVIAIAINWFNPITWKMSSIIRLDIELACDSYVLDKLGEDKAVSYGRSMLAVARLIIRGNKQFGLACYFGNSKKQLQRRIKMISKFKKNTYKFTAVSLSAALLVGGLVFTNPVKAKTDETQIKYVNDINEKESIVENSNSEYFNVDRLAESIDFRLMLPNDLPDDYKLGMLTYCKADDEVDLFFTNTKGECIYFDINISKTDPTDSLIDKKRNTNPSIIKRKEMSIGGMNGQEIIIDIDSVMLGKHFIFQKDGLYYDISYLYTSSDYRDMGDLPVSEVARMIESLDYVENINIEAYQVPSNKTHVYDLKDMKDARKEFGTDFRLPINKQYSSISYNEKSINFYSSKFDLSIIKEKPAFLYTDTDTSGKIGTGENAREYTKERNFQYINNTKVLKVVRKDKIKEQNTNIKIANKYIYYTWEENDVYYTVTFVSFPSKDINVDMEDAEMEKIVKSVMESKSFDEITKN, from the coding sequence ATGGATATTCTTAATAATGTTTTTGAGAATGTATTATTTACTACTTTTACATCAAGCATAATAACACTAATAATACTATTGATAAGATATTTACTAAAAGCAAAAATAAATATGAAACTCAATCAAGTTCTATTAACCATCATAATATTAAAATTCTGCATGGTCATAGTGCCTGAAAGTTCTATAAGCATATTTAATCTTTTGCCACAACTTAATACGAAAAATACTATATCAGAGAGTTTGTCAACTACACATGAAAGTATAGAATCACAACAAACCCCAAATTATAGTATAGAAAAAATCACACAAACTAATTATAACAAAAATTTGGACGAACGTCTATATGGAGCTAATGATAATGTTGATACAATACATATAAGTGTCAGTATGAAGGATATAATATCAATCATATGGTTATCAGGATTCTTGATAATCTTAATAGGAGCATTCACATTACAGGGGAGATTTAACAATAGATTAAGATTATGCAAGGAACTAGATGATACTTTTGTGTTGAACATAGTTGATAAGTGTAAAAGGACATTAGGGGTTAAAACTGATGTGAAGATATATATGGAAGACAGATTCAAAAGTCCATTCATAATAGGTTTCTTCGCACCAAGGATATATATACCAAAACAGCTCATCAAATTAGAAGCAGACGATCTGGAACACATAATAATGCATGAATTAGCTCATTATAAGAGAAAAGATTCAATATACAATATCTTAAGTGTTATTGCTATAGCTATCAATTGGTTTAATCCAATAACGTGGAAGATGAGCAGTATAATAAGATTAGATATTGAATTAGCTTGTGATTCTTACGTTCTAGATAAGTTAGGTGAAGACAAGGCAGTATCTTATGGTAGAAGTATGTTAGCGGTAGCACGTCTAATAATAAGGGGAAATAAACAGTTCGGATTAGCATGTTATTTTGGTAATTCCAAGAAACAGTTACAGAGGAGAATAAAAATGATTAGTAAATTCAAGAAAAATACATATAAATTCACAGCAGTATCCTTGTCAGCAGCTCTATTAGTTGGAGGATTGGTTTTTACCAACCCTGTCAAAGCAAAAACAGATGAAACACAGATAAAATATGTCAATGACATAAATGAAAAAGAGAGTATTGTAGAGAATTCTAATAGTGAATATTTCAATGTAGATAGGCTCGCAGAAAGTATAGACTTTAGATTAATGTTACCTAATGATCTACCAGATGATTATAAGTTAGGAATGCTTACTTATTGTAAAGCAGACGATGAAGTTGACCTATTTTTCACTAATACAAAAGGTGAGTGCATCTACTTTGATATTAATATATCTAAAACAGATCCTACAGATTCGTTAATTGACAAAAAAAGAAATACCAATCCATCAATAATAAAAAGGAAAGAAATGTCTATTGGAGGTATGAATGGACAAGAAATAATTATTGATATTGACTCAGTAATGTTAGGTAAGCATTTCATATTCCAAAAAGATGGTCTATATTATGATATAAGTTATTTATATACATCTTCAGACTATAGAGATATGGGTGATTTACCTGTGTCAGAAGTTGCTAGAATGATAGAATCACTTGATTATGTAGAGAATATTAATATAGAAGCTTATCAAGTTCCTTCTAATAAAACACATGTATATGATTTAAAAGATATGAAAGATGCTAGAAAAGAGTTTGGAACTGATTTTAGATTACCAATCAATAAACAATATAGTTCAATATCATATAATGAAAAATCCATTAATTTCTATAGTAGTAAATTTGATTTGTCAATAATAAAAGAAAAACCAGCTTTTCTATACACAGATACTGATACAAGTGGTAAAATTGGTACAGGAGAAAATGCGAGAGAATATACTAAAGAAAGAAACTTCCAATATATCAACAATACAAAGGTCCTTAAAGTAGTAAGAAAAGACAAAATAAAAGAGCAAAATACTAATATTAAAATTGCCAATAAGTATATATACTATACTTGGGAAGAAAATGATGTATACTATACTGTAACATTTGTTTCATTTCCATCAAAAGATATTAATGTAGATATGGAAGATGCAGAAATGGAAAAAATAGTTAAGAGCGTTATGGAATCCAAGAGTTTTGATGAAATAACAAAAAATTAA
- a CDS encoding transglutaminase-like domain-containing protein yields MHEKYYEEYLYLLKKFRDYSPEKKEKMDFNYQSCNDINLRKLRNKYNLMEVAGDGNEVSRILNLFNWFNKNTIHDGSIYPKGDRNAIDILKQCINDEEGVNCRLISIAMNEVFLSMGFKSRYITCRPIGFDFTDCHVVNVIYSYDLDKWVFLDASMGIYCKENNELLSLQELGQAIIEDKEITINEAYYDGELVTKKDYFKYMTKNLFQLDCYSNYEFNFESNNTDKIRYFLNPMDYFNKDKIIYTQKDNYTIEEHYVSCANEFWKKP; encoded by the coding sequence ATGCATGAAAAATATTACGAAGAATATCTATATTTGTTAAAAAAATTTAGAGACTATAGTCCAGAGAAAAAAGAAAAGATGGACTTTAATTATCAATCATGTAATGATATTAATTTGAGAAAATTAAGGAATAAATATAACCTTATGGAAGTTGCAGGAGATGGAAATGAAGTATCACGTATTTTAAATTTATTTAATTGGTTTAATAAGAATACTATTCATGATGGGTCTATATATCCGAAAGGTGATCGAAATGCAATTGATATCCTAAAACAGTGTATAAATGATGAAGAAGGGGTTAATTGCAGATTGATTTCTATAGCTATGAATGAAGTATTTCTATCCATGGGGTTTAAATCTAGGTATATAACATGTAGACCTATAGGCTTTGATTTTACAGATTGTCATGTGGTTAATGTAATTTATTCATATGACCTTGATAAATGGGTATTTTTAGATGCAAGTATGGGAATTTACTGCAAAGAGAATAATGAATTACTAAGTCTTCAGGAATTGGGTCAAGCTATAATTGAAGATAAAGAAATAACAATTAATGAAGCATATTATGATGGAGAGTTAGTTACTAAGAAAGATTATTTTAAATATATGACAAAGAATTTATTTCAACTAGATTGTTATAGTAATTATGAATTCAATTTTGAGTCAAATAATACTGATAAAATTCGTTACTTCCTTAATCCAATGGATTATTTTAACAAAGATAAAATAATATATACCCAAAAAGATAATTACACTATTGAAGAGCATTATGTTTCGTGTGCAAATGAATTTTGGAAGAAGCCATAA
- a CDS encoding Spo0E family sporulation regulatory protein-aspartic acid phosphatase: MYKINGKTDLKVKVNRLCKIFDDNICENNLFKEKIVKISNELDEYILEVEKGVDKSKQVNIKKV; this comes from the coding sequence ATGTATAAAATAAATGGAAAAACTGATTTAAAAGTTAAAGTTAATAGGTTATGTAAAATTTTTGATGACAACATATGTGAGAATAATTTATTTAAGGAAAAAATAGTTAAAATAAGTAATGAGCTAGATGAGTACATATTGGAAGTTGAGAAAGGAGTAGATAAGAGTAAACAGGTAAATATTAAAAAAGTATAA
- a CDS encoding helix-turn-helix domain-containing protein, with protein MLNKENLSETIGHRIMIRRKQLGYTQEQAAEKSNLSHQFFSTVETGKKNLRAESIIKVSNALNVSTDYLLLGTTNKKDFDNISNIISELNGKELHCLEEIIKNYIIALGYK; from the coding sequence GTGTTGAACAAAGAAAATCTATCAGAAACAATAGGCCATCGCATAATGATCAGAAGAAAGCAACTAGGCTATACACAGGAACAAGCAGCAGAAAAATCCAACCTTAGCCACCAATTTTTTTCAACTGTCGAGACAGGAAAAAAGAATCTTAGAGCAGAAAGTATCATAAAAGTTTCTAATGCACTAAATGTTAGTACAGATTATTTGTTGTTAGGCACTACTAATAAAAAAGACTTTGATAATATTTCTAATATTATTTCTGAACTAAATGGAAAAGAATTGCATTGCTTGGAAGAGATAATAAAAAATTATATTATTGCGTTGGGATATAAATAA
- a CDS encoding methyl-accepting chemotaxis protein translates to MLKSIKFKLMTYFTIIIVIISGGIGVLASVSSINALKGTVDNELIELAQGYSRYIESEINIAKAIMDGIAKRNVIKSLDWKVQKDAIEKEVKGNPIFSGMFIVDKNGTAHFTNGETADVSDREYFKEAMKENTYFSELRDSDIMDSMEYFVSSPIKNNDIDGIIVGFLKPEYLNNSINNIMSNANGVAYVVNQNGNIMASNNIDIVSNQDRVLSNEESDLTAVISKMVQGEIGTDEYNFEGKTYYCGYHPIGDTGWSIAINSLKSDSLSDVTKLRNNLICLIVISLLIGVVIIYFIGNLFSKPIALATKHAISLSKLDLTVSVPDKIMKRNDEIGELGKAFEIITNNVKRILNDISNYSIQLKDSSKKLSNTIGENASTAEEIAKAVEVIADGATIQARKSDNVVKELSELGDLIAESQQLSITVNSGTSKVKEVNIQGRKVIEKLKEEYVLNMDVANKVNSNTEELAEQSKLIENILITISNVANQTNLLALNATIEAARAGDAGKGFAVVAEQISKLADDTKEATEDISDILNKMTKEIVVTNNNMAKAGEIVNNVDNYLDETISTYDVIENSTKKTIELFRKLNESLVQISENKEKAFSFVEEINGVTQESAASTEEVSASVEEQTASMEEISRSTEKLADIATTMEQLIEKFQL, encoded by the coding sequence ATGCTTAAAAGTATAAAATTTAAATTAATGACATATTTTACTATAATAATAGTAATAATTAGTGGTGGTATTGGAGTATTAGCCTCTGTATCATCAATTAATGCATTAAAAGGTACAGTTGACAATGAATTAATAGAACTAGCTCAAGGTTATAGTAGATATATTGAATCAGAAATTAATATTGCAAAAGCTATAATGGATGGTATAGCCAAAAGAAATGTAATTAAGTCTTTAGATTGGAAAGTACAAAAAGATGCTATTGAAAAAGAAGTAAAGGGAAATCCTATATTTTCAGGTATGTTTATTGTAGATAAAAATGGGACTGCACATTTTACTAATGGTGAAACAGCAGATGTAAGTGATAGAGAATACTTTAAGGAAGCTATGAAAGAAAATACATATTTCAGTGAATTGAGAGATAGTGACATTATGGATAGTATGGAATATTTTGTGTCATCACCAATAAAAAATAATGATATAGATGGGATTATAGTTGGTTTTCTAAAACCGGAGTATCTTAATAATTCAATAAATAATATTATGAGTAATGCAAACGGTGTAGCTTATGTGGTGAATCAAAATGGAAATATCATGGCTAGTAATAATATTGATATTGTATCAAATCAAGATCGTGTATTAAGTAATGAAGAAAGTGACTTGACAGCCGTAATTAGTAAAATGGTGCAAGGAGAAATAGGTACAGATGAATACAATTTTGAAGGCAAAACATACTACTGCGGATATCACCCCATAGGTGATACTGGTTGGAGTATAGCTATTAATTCTCTTAAAAGTGATTCATTGTCTGATGTAACAAAATTAAGAAATAATTTAATATGTTTAATTGTAATTTCATTATTAATAGGAGTAGTAATCATATATTTTATAGGAAATTTGTTTTCAAAACCTATTGCCCTTGCAACTAAACATGCAATTTCATTATCAAAATTGGATTTAACAGTTAGTGTACCTGATAAGATAATGAAAAGAAATGATGAAATAGGTGAGTTAGGAAAAGCATTTGAAATAATAACTAATAATGTCAAGAGAATACTAAATGATATTTCAAATTATTCAATACAACTCAAGGATTCTTCAAAAAAATTGTCTAATACAATAGGTGAAAATGCTTCTACGGCAGAGGAAATAGCAAAAGCAGTAGAAGTAATTGCAGATGGCGCTACTATTCAAGCTAGAAAATCAGATAATGTTGTTAAGGAATTATCTGAATTAGGTGATTTAATTGCAGAGTCCCAACAATTATCTATTACAGTCAATAGTGGAACCAGCAAGGTAAAGGAAGTTAACATACAAGGTAGAAAAGTGATAGAAAAATTAAAAGAAGAATATGTCTTGAATATGGATGTGGCTAACAAAGTGAATAGTAATACAGAAGAGTTAGCAGAACAATCTAAGTTAATAGAAAACATATTGATAACCATATCCAATGTAGCTAATCAAACTAATCTATTAGCTCTTAATGCTACTATTGAAGCTGCAAGAGCAGGTGATGCTGGTAAGGGCTTTGCAGTTGTAGCAGAACAGATAAGTAAATTGGCGGATGATACAAAAGAAGCGACAGAAGATATATCAGATATATTAAACAAAATGACTAAAGAAATTGTAGTTACCAATAATAATATGGCTAAAGCAGGTGAAATCGTTAATAATGTTGATAATTACTTAGATGAAACTATTTCAACATATGATGTGATTGAGAATTCTACTAAAAAAACAATCGAATTATTTAGGAAGCTTAATGAATCATTAGTTCAAATAAGTGAAAATAAAGAAAAAGCATTTTCATTTGTTGAGGAAATAAATGGTGTCACCCAAGAATCAGCTGCGTCGACTGAAGAAGTAAGTGCTTCTGTTGAAGAACAAACTGCTTCTATGGAAGAAATATCTAGGTCCACAGAAAAATTGGCTGACATTGCAACTACAATGGAACAACTAATAGAAAAGTTTCAATTATGA
- a CDS encoding helix-turn-helix domain-containing protein: MNNKIIDLNILGKNIKQYRIQKELTQEKLAGLTGLSIQYIGNIERGNTTASLETIMKICLALEITPNQLLITSSSTTPNALAEQIIDSLSDKSPEFLKHIIAYIEFLQKREPF; this comes from the coding sequence ATGAATAATAAAATCATTGATTTAAATATTTTAGGAAAAAATATTAAGCAATATAGAATACAAAAAGAACTAACTCAAGAAAAACTTGCTGGTTTAACAGGACTCTCAATCCAGTACATCGGAAATATTGAAAGAGGTAATACAACAGCTTCTTTAGAAACGATCATGAAAATCTGCTTAGCTTTAGAAATAACACCGAATCAATTGTTAATAACTTCATCCAGTACTACTCCTAATGCATTAGCTGAACAAATAATAGACTCTTTATCAGATAAATCCCCTGAATTTCTTAAACATATAATTGCATATATAGAATTTCTGCAAAAACGCGAACCGTTTTAA
- a CDS encoding arsenate reductase ArsC: MKYKVAFVCVHNSCRSQMAEGWAKSLDKNVMDVYSAGTENYPQVKPMAVQVMKEVGIDISSHKPKLLTDIPNDIDIVIKMGCNVNCPYLPSKHTEDWGLIDPSGGTIEDFRKTRDILKDKVEDLARRIASEELVI; this comes from the coding sequence ATGAAATATAAAGTTGCATTTGTTTGCGTTCACAATTCATGTAGAAGCCAAATGGCAGAGGGATGGGCGAAGAGTCTTGATAAAAATGTCATGGATGTATATTCAGCAGGTACAGAAAATTATCCACAAGTAAAGCCTATGGCTGTACAAGTTATGAAAGAAGTTGGTATAGATATAAGTAGTCATAAACCTAAGTTATTAACAGATATACCCAATGATATTGATATTGTAATTAAAATGGGGTGTAATGTCAATTGCCCTTATCTACCTAGTAAGCATACTGAAGACTGGGGACTTATTGATCCATCTGGTGGTACCATAGAAGATTTTAGAAAAACTAGAGATATACTAAAAGATAAAGTAGAAGATTTGGCAAGACGCATAGCTTCTGAAGAATTAGTAATATAA